A window of the Tunturibacter empetritectus genome harbors these coding sequences:
- a CDS encoding DUF2127 domain-containing protein translates to MNKKNSGLLKLIAIFKLFKAIALIAVGFGALHLFHDGVPGDSVTLLIAKFGFNPGGHYVDLALGKLSNIPPKDFKDLGIGSFVYAALFLTEGIGLWLAKPWAEWFTTITTSSLVPLEIFEIYRHPTATKVIVLLLNIAIAVYLILRIREERSSVNETH, encoded by the coding sequence ATGAACAAAAAAAATTCTGGTCTGCTAAAACTAATAGCGATCTTCAAATTATTCAAAGCGATCGCTCTTATCGCGGTGGGCTTTGGCGCCTTGCATTTGTTTCACGATGGCGTTCCTGGGGACTCAGTGACTCTCTTGATCGCCAAGTTCGGCTTCAATCCTGGGGGGCACTACGTCGACCTTGCCCTTGGCAAATTATCGAATATTCCGCCCAAGGACTTCAAGGATCTTGGCATCGGCAGCTTCGTCTATGCCGCCCTCTTTCTCACCGAGGGTATTGGGCTCTGGCTTGCGAAGCCATGGGCGGAGTGGTTCACGACGATTACCACGAGCTCACTTGTGCCACTAGAGATTTTCGAGATTTACCGCCATCCAACTGCCACGAAGGTCATCGTGCTCCTGCTCAACATTGCCATCGCTGTCTATCTCATATTGAGAATTCGTGAAGAACGATCTAGTGTCAACGAAACACACTAG